A segment of the Cellvibrio sp. KY-YJ-3 genome:
CTGAAGTGGAATGCGGTAGAGTTGATTGGCGGTTATCGTTATAACTCGCTGGCTACCGTTGAAGCGCGTTTTGGTGTGAGTGATAAGGATGAGCTGCTGAGCTTCACTTACGCATCGCTGTATTATCGCCCCAGCATTGAACTATCCAAAGTGCAGCTTTATGGTTTGCTTGGTTATACATCGGTCAATACGAAGTTTGAAGATGAACCCGATGAAGAAACGGGGGAGGTAGATAAAGAGAGCGATACAATCTCAAGCTTTTCTTATGGCGCAGGTGTTAATCTGCTAATTGGTGAGCAGTTTAGTGTTGGTCTTGAGTATCGTTTGTTGGCAAGTGATGAAGACGATGGCTATTCGAGTGATTTGAATGCGTTGGCGGCGAATGTAAATTATCGCTTCTGATTTTTAAGTTCAGATCGAGAGAAAGGAATCTTTCGTTTATTTTTGTCCCATTTCCACGTAAAACCTGAAATCAAGACTCCCTTCTTTTACGCTTCCTCGCATTTTGTAACGACAACTTTCTCTTAGGGTATAACCGCCTCTGCGCTACTACTGGCACTGCTTGCCAAGTCACGTGCAAGCATACAGTGGGTTTTAATTTTCTCTTCAATTTTTGCCGCTGTGCTCGAGGTTTGCTGTTGTTGCCGCCAGAACTTGCAGTCAACACTATCGGCTTTGAGTTGACGCAATTTAGTCAGGCGCTCAGCTTCGGCTTTATCGGCAAGCTGCTGTTCGCGGCGCGCTTCGGCGGCGGCGAGAAAACTTTCGTGGGTGAGTGTATCGCCGGTTTCGGTTGTTGTGTTTTGCGTTTCGCTTTCCGCGGTTTCTGACGTGTTGTTAGCAGCTTCACTGGTGTCTGTACCGAGCTGTGTCAGTGCTGCTTGCATGGCTGGCTGGTGTTGTGCTGCTGCGCTTTTTTTAGCGGTTGAATTGCTTCCGCTGTCGGCCATTAACCAATAGGTGGAGCCGACACCGAGTAAAAATAAGCCCGCGCCTATAGCAATTGTTTTTGTCCCGATTTCCATTGCATGCTCCTTGTGTGCATCGAGGGAGGGGTGATCAAAATTCTTGGTAGCTGAATTTGTTGCCTCCTGCATTTGCGATGAAATGACAGGAGGCATTGGCACAGGCTAAAAAACTATTTCTTTTTCAGCGCCTGTTGTAACAACGCACCCATACTGCCCATTGCCGCAGGGGCAGGGTTGTTTTTCTGCGCTGCGCGCTGTTGGTTTTGTGATTGCGGACGTCCGCCCCCCCGGTTGTTTGATGAAGAGTTGCCTTCCACCTTTTCACCAGGTGTATCATCCAAACGCAATGACAGGGCGATACGTTTGCGCGGTACATCCACTTCCATTACTTTGGCTTTTACGATATCACCGGCTTTCACCGCTTCGCGTGGATCTTTAATAAAGTTGTGCGAGAGCGCGGAGATATGTACCAAACCATCCTGATGCACACCAATATCCACAAAGGCACCGAAGTTGGTCACGTTAGTAACTGTGCCTTCCAGAATCATTCCTGGAACCAAGTCGGTAATTTCTTCTACACCTTCCTGGAATTGCGCGGTTTTAAATTCAGGGCGCGGGTCGCGGCCGGGTTTATCCAATTCTTTGATGATGTCGGTTACGGTGGGAACACCGAATTTTTCATCGGTGTAGTCCACCGCTTTTAAGCCGCGCAGGAAGGATGAATCACCAATCAGCCCTTTAATTTCGCGCGCGTTTTTCTGCGCGATTTTTTCAACAATCGAATAGGATTCAGGATGCACAGCAGAGGCGTCGAGTGGGTTGTCACCACCGGCAACACGCAAAAATCCTGCGGCTTGTTCAAAGGTTTTTTCACCAAAGCGCGGTACTTTTTTCAATGCTGCACGCGAATTAAACGCGCCGTTCTGGTTGCGGAATTCGACGATGTTATTCGCCAGTGTCGTGTTCAACCCGGACACACGTGCCAGCAGCGCAGCCGATGCGGTATTCACTTCTACACCCACTGCGTTCACACAGTCCTCAACTACCGCATCGAGCGAGCGCGCCAGTTGCGATTGCGAAACGTCGTGTTGGTACTGGCCAACGCCGATGGATTTTGGATCGATTTTTACCAATTCAGCGAGTGGATCTTGCAAACGGCGCGCGATAGAAATTGCACCGCGGATGGTTACATCCAAATCGGGAAATTCTTTCGCTGCAAATTCAGAGGCAGAGTAAACCGATGCCCCGGCTTCACTCACAATCACCGTGCTGGCTTTAATATCGGTGTGCTTTTTCAATACATCTTTAGCAAATTTTTCGGTCTCGCGCGATGCAGTACCGTTACCAATCGCAATCAAACCGACATTATGTTTGTTGCACAGGTGAACCAAAATCGCTTCGGATTCGGCGATTTTATTCAGCGGCGGAGTCGGGTACATCACACAGTGGTCGAGCACTTTACCGGTCGCATCAACCACCGCGACTTTTACGCCGGTGCGCATACCAGGGTCTAGGCCGATAGTAGCTTTTTGCCCGGCAGGTGCCGCGAGCAACAAATCTTTTAAATTGGATGCGAAAACTTTAATCGCTTCTTCTTCGGCTTTTTCGCGCAGCTCGCCGAGCAAATCCGTTTCCAAATGCGTGAGCAATTTTACTCGCCAGGTCCAGCGCACCACTTCAGCGAGCCAGCCATCGGCAGCGCGGCCTTTATCTTGCACCTGCCAGTGTTCTGCGATCATGGACTCGCAGGGATGACCGATGCGCGCTTCTTCATCGCCCACTTTAATGGAGATGGTGAGCACGCCTTCGTTGCGACCGCGGAACATGGCCAATGCGCGGTGCGATGGCACCGATTTAAGCGGTTCGTCGTGCTCAAAATAATCGCGGAATTTTTGCACTTCCTGTGAAGCGTCTGTTTCTTTGCCGGTGGCGACGCGCGCCGAAAAGGTGGCTTCCTGTTGCAGGAAATGGCGCAGGCGACCGAGCAATTCGGCATCTTCACTGAATTTTTCCATCAGGATGTATTTGGCACCGTCGAGCGCGGATTTCACATCATTAATGCTGTGCTCGGCATTAAAATATTTAGCGGCTTCCACTTCGGGCGCGAGTGTTGGGTCGGCCAACAAGGCGTCTGCCAAAGGCTCCAATCCAGCCTCTTTGGCGATTTGACCTTTGGTGCGGCGCTTGGGTTTGTAGGGCAAGTACAAGTCTTCCAGGCGGTTTTTGGTGTCGGCGATCTGGATCTCGCGCTCCAATTCCGGCGTGAGCTTCTCTTGTTCGGCGATAGATTTGAGGATCGCCGCGCGGCGCTCTTCCAGTTCGCGCAGGTAGCGCAGGCGTTCTTCCAGGGTGCGCATTTGCGTATCGTCCAGCCCGCCAGTCACTTCTTTACGGTAGCGGGAGATAAAGGGTACGGTCGCACCTTCATCCAGCAGCCCTACGGCGGCGCTAACTTGTTGTTCCTGAACGTTTAATTCGTCGGCAATACGTTTGGCAATACTCGGTAAGCTGGTCATAACATAAAGGCTCGTGTAGCGGGCTTGAATCGGAAAGGGCACCATTATCGCCAAAATCCCCCTGTGTGCCAGACTTGTTTTTGGTAAGGCTTTGTGAACGGGAAATGGGCTGCCAATATTTTTTTCCTGCAGTGAATCCAGCGGCGTTGGTGTTGCGTCTTAGTGGTTATGCGCATGTTGATTAAACGGGTTTCACTGTCAGATTATTGGAGAAAAATTATGTTAGTTCGCAACGGTTTACTGGGGGCATGGTTCTTGGGGGGGGACTGTGTTTGGCTGCGCCGCTGGCGCTGGCCGAAATGGTCGCCAAGGTTTACCCCGTGAAAGATTTCAGCGAGTTTGTGAGCGGTGGTAATACCCATATTGAAATCACCCAAAGTGATAAAGAGTACTTGCGGGTAGAGGCGGATGCCGAGGTAATGCAGCGGGTAAAAGTGGATCAGACCGGCAAACGTGTCAGTGTGTGGTTAAAAAGCGATAAGGGTGGTGTGTTCAGTTGGTTTGGTCAGGGCAATGATCCGGTGAAAGTCATTCTGGGGGTTAAACAGCTGGAGTTACTGGATATTTCCGGTGGTGCCCATGCCAGGGTGGCAGATTTGCAGGGGCGCGATTTTGAATTCAAAGCCAGCGGTGCCGCCAATGGCGATTTCGATCGCTTGACCATGGACAAGGTGAGGATGGATTTGTCCGGGGCGGGCAATGTGCGCATCGCGTCGGTTACCACCCAGGAGCAGGGCTACGATATTTCCGGTGCCTCCAATGTCGAGATCAAAGGAGATAGTCATAGTGAGCGTCTGATGGTGGGCGCCAGCGGTGCCAGCAATTTCCGCGGCAAATCGCTTACCGCCCGTCAGGCCGAGTTAAATGCCAGTGGTGCATCGCATATTAAGGCGACGGTGACTGAGACCTTGGTGGCAGATGCCAGCGGTGCATCCAGTGTGGACTATTACGGTAACCCGCACGCTAAAACCAAGGCCACGGGGGCGAGCCACGTCAATGCCAAGGACTAGCGTCGCTGGCTTTTGCGTGTGTACATCAGGTTATCGGCGTGATGTAGCAGGTCTTTTTCGTTATCGCCGTGTTCGGGGAAATGCGCTAGGCCAATGCTTGGCGCAATACTTATTTGCGTACCATTCAAGTCAAAGGGCTGTGTGAGTTGCTGGAAGATCTTGTCGGCAACCAGATCGCTTTGCGCCGGTTGATCAATATTTTCCAGCAGCACAACAAATTCATCGCCGCCAAAACGGGCGATGGTATCGCATTCGCGCACACTCAATTCCAGCCGCCGTGCGACCGCTTCCAGCAGCAGGTCGCCGGTGTGGTGGCCAAACGAGTCGTTCACCTCTTTGAATTTATCTAAATCCAAAAACAGCAGCGACAACATGCCGTTATTGCGCCGCGCTCTGGCCATCGCGGAGTTAAAACGGTCATAAAACAGGTCTCGGTTGGGCAGGCGGGTTAAGCGGTCGTACAAGGCGCGTTGCTGCAGGCGTTCAATAAGCTGGCGGCGATCGATGGCGGCTGCCACCTGGTTGGACACAAACTGCAGCAGCTCCAGTGTTTTGGCGCTATAGCTTGCCGCTTCGCTGTAGCTTTTGATGACCAATGCCCCGGTTGTGCGGCCCTGTATTTTGAGCGGAACCCCAAGCCAGGATTGCACCGGAGGTGTTGCACCCATGGGGCAAGTGGCCAATTGAAGGGCGTCCAGTAGCAATGGCTCGCCACTGCGGATCAGCTGCGCATAATCGCTGTCGCTGGCGAGTGATTGGCAGGCCGGTACAGGTTGGTGCTGATCGATAAAGTAGGGAAAACTAATGCAATCTGTCGGCGCATCATAGAGCGCAATGGCGAAGTTACCGGCGGGCAACAGGGCGCCAATAATGCCGTGGATCTGCTGGTACAAACTATCCAGATCCTCGGTATTGTGAGAGGCTTCAGCGATCGCAAATACCGCCTGTTGCACGGCTTCGGCTTGTTTACGCAGGGTGATGTCACGCGCCACCGCCACCCGGCATTGATTCTCCTCCGACCAGCGCGCCGACCACATGATGTGGGCTATCTCGCCATTTTTGCGTAGATAGCGATTCTCAAAGTGCGGCTCCGGTTGCCCGGCGATTATAGTTTCCACCGCATTAATGGTGCGCTCCCGGTCATCGGGGTGAACCAGCTCCAGCATTTGCATGCCCATCATCTCAGCTTGCGAGTAACCAAAAATGCGCTCGGCACTGGGGCTGACATATAAAAAATGGCCGTGTTTATCCACCACACAAACCGCATCGACCAGCAGGTCGATATATTTGCCCAAGGCGGGGAAACTGAGGGAACGCATGATCGAGTGGTATTGCTCCTGAAATAGTTGTCGCTGTAAATGGCGGCCACCCGAAACAATGGCTGCCATTGATAATGGCTGATTGCTCCTTGACGGAAATACTTGTCTGCGCCAGCTGGGCTCAAGCATAGTCGCTTCGCGCCGGTTTGGCGTAATTAGTCAGAGTAATAAGCATAGTTGTAATACAAGCATTTGGCGCGCCAATTTGCATTTTTTGCTGGCGTGTATCTACGGTGATTCAGCATCCGCTGCTATTCGCCGCTGCCTCAAATGCCTAACCCCTGACGCTATTGACGGAGACAATTAATGACCCTCAAACCCCTCTGGATTTTACTGGCGATAAACCTGTTGCTCAGCCCTGTGTCGCTCGCAGTGACACAATCGGCGGCGCAGGCCGAGTCGCCGGGGCTGGTTGATTTACGCCGCAGCCTGCAGCAATTGCGCCGCAGTGAACCCATCGCACTGGATGTGCAATTCAAATTGTTTGGCCGCAGTGGCGAGGACAAAGACCTGCAGGAGCGCGAGGGTTTATTACAACTGCGGTTGGAGGATTCCGCTGCGGGGTTGCGCATGGCCTACGCCCCGGCGCTGATCGCCCAGCTGCGCGATGAGGAGATGGCTAAAACAATTGATGAGGATGTAAAAAACTCCGCGCTCAATGCTATTGGTCAGTTTGATTATTGGGAGTGGCGCGAGCTGGTGTACCCGGTGGATCAGTTGGAGTTGATGTTGGCGCGCTACCGTTTTTTGGATGAGGCCGTCAGCAGCTACGAAGGCAAACCCGCGCGCTTGTTACGCTTTAGTCTGCCCAGAGAGAAAATCGACAAACGCTATCGCAAGTACGTCAAAAAATACCGCAACCGCCTGCTGCTGTGGATTGATGAACAGGGTGTACCGCTGGCGAGTGAGCTGCAGGAGTCGGGCACCGGGCGGGTATTTATCGTGATTGGTTTCAAATTCAAAAATGCGGTGCAGATGGAATACCAGCAAGTCGGTGATCGCTTGATCACCCGTCGGCGCGAAGTGAAGGATGAAAGCGAAGGCGCCACCATGCAGAGTGAACGGCACTTTATCAGTCTGGTATCGGTGGCCGATGAGGCGGGAAACTAATTGATAGTGCTGGCGTCATAAACCGGTGCCCGCGAGGCGGGATAAATTCTGCTAGGCTGTGGCGGTATTTTGTAATCCACGTGCAGTAGTACAAGGGTTTATTGACAGGTTTAATTCTAACTCTAAAGGGATCTACGCTATGTTAAAGCGCTATTCTGCGGTGGCAGCCAGTTTATTGCTGCTGTGCATTGTGTCGTTGGTGGGCTGCGAGTCCACTGGCTCGTCGGCGGGGCAAGTTCCTGCGCAGGCACAGTCTGTTGAAAATACCACCATCATTAAAAGCCCCAATGACGATCGCCAGTATTCGGCAGTCATGCTCGCCAATGGTTTGCAGGCGGTATTGGTAACTGACCCGGCCAGCGAAGTGGCGGCAGTATCGCTGGCGGTGGGGGTGGGCAGTTATCAGGACCCGGATTCACAACTGGGCCTGTCGCATTACCTTGAGCACATGTTATTTCTCGGCACCGAAAAATACCCCGAACCCAACAGCTTTCAAAAATTCGTGGATGGCAATGCCGGGGTGTGGAACGCTTACACCGCGCGCGACCATACCAATTATTTTTTCCAGTTAAAGGCTGATCAGTTGGATAAAGCGCTGGATTTTTTTAGCGATTATTTCCGTGCGCCAACCTTTGACCCGCAGTACAGCGATAAAGAGCGCAACGCGGTAAATAGTGAGTGGTCCATGGGGCGCACTAACGACAACTGGATTATGTATCGCATTAGCGGCCTCACCTCCAGTCCGTCGCACCCCGCGCACCGTTTCACCACCGGCAATTTGGAAACCCTGTCGGATAAACCCGGCTCACTCTTGCAAGACGAATTGCGCGCGTTTTACAACCGCTATTATTCCGCCAACAACATGAAGCTCACTATAGTGGGCAATCAATCGCAGGCGGAATTAAAAGCACTCGCGGAAAAACATTTTTCCTCCATTCCCAATAAAAATATCGAACGTCCACAAGTCACCGTGCCGGGGTTAACCCGTGCAGAAGAAGGGCAGCATATTCACGTAAAAACCCTGAAGGATCTCAAACAATTATTTATCGAGTTTCCCATCGCGGATAACAGCAGTTTGTGGCCAGTAAAACCCAACGGTTATTTGCACTACCTGATTTCATCCGAAGAGCCGGGCACACTCGGTGAACAATTGCGCCGCGAGGGTTTGGCGAATTCGGTGAGTGCAAGTGTATCGCCCGATGAGTACGGCATGGACGGTACTTTTTCGGTATATGTCGATCTCACCGAAAAAGGCTTGCGCAATAAAGATCACATCATCAGCTCCATTTTTGCCTACATCGAATTGATGAAAGCGAAAGGTGTGGATGAACGCTACTACCGTGAAATCAAAGCCATGTGGGAAAAAGATTTTGCCAATGCGGAAAAACAACAACCGTTGCAGCAGGCGACTGAACTTTCCTACAAGCAATTCGATTACCCGGTTGCGAACCTGCTCAATTCCGATTTTGTGTACGAGCGCTTTGATGCCAAAGCGATTAAAACCGTTCTCAAACAATTGACCCCGGCGCGCGCGCGTATTTGGCATGTGAGCAATAATGAAGTGACGGATCAGCCAGTGCCCTACTACGAAGGTAGTTATGCGGTGAAAAAATTCAGCGCGGCGGAATTAAAAGCCTGGGCCAACAGCGGCAAAAAAATGCAATTTCAATTGCCGCCGGAAAATGATTTGTTTACCGACAAGCCCGCACCGATTGTGGCAGCAACCCATAGCAAACCGCAAAAACTGGTTGAGCAGCAAGGCGTAGAGGCGTGGTTGGTGCACACGCAACATTTTCAGGAAGATAAAGGTTTTGTGGAGTTAAACCTGAATATCGATTTTGCCTACAACGGGATTGAACAACTCGTCGCTGCCAATTTATTGGCCGACATTTATAAAATGCACCAGACCTCGCTGGTGGATCGCGCCGGGCGCGCGGGCATTTCCATCGGTTTGGATTTAACGGCGGAAAAGGGCCAGGCGTTTAGTATTTATGGCTACACCGAAAAGCAAGCGGGCTTGGTGCAAACCCTGCTGCAGGATTATGTGGCGCTAACTGTGAGCGATGAAGATCTGGCTAAAGCCAAAGACCGGTTTGTAAAAACCATCGCCAACAACAAAAAAGAAATCCCGATTCGCCAGGCGTTTAATCGCTTTGGTTTGTTAACCCGCGCCAAAGGCAATTGGGATGATGCAGAGGTTATCGCCGCTGCCCAAAAAATCACCCTCGCACAGGTGCAAGCACACCATAAAGCTGTGCTCGCGAATCACTTGTTGCGCGTCTATGCCGCCGGTAACTTTACCGATGGCAGCATCACTGCGCTCGCCACGGCAGCTGCGCAAACATTGGGTAGCAACAAAGCACCGGCACAGCGTTATTTTGCGCAGAGTATTACCCCCAAAACCGGTGGTTTGATAAGCGATAATCTGGATATAGATCCAACCGATAACGCACTGGTAGATATTTACCTGGGCACGCAAAAAAATCTCACCCAGCAAGCGCAGTTGATGCTGCTTAACGGTTTGTTCAGCACCGACATTTTCACCCAGCTGCGCACCAACGAGCAGTTGGGTTATGTGGTGGGCAGTACTGGTTCCGCGCTGAATGACTACCCGCTGTTTGGGTTATACGTGCAAACCACCAATACCAGTTTGGTGGATTTAAAAGCGCGCATGGATAAATTCCGCAAGGATTATCTCGCCACACTGCAAGCACTGGAACCGGCGCAATTGGAGCAATTAAAAGCAGCGGAAATCGCGCAAATCATGCAAAAACCCAACGACTATCGCGCCGAGGCCACCCAGCACTTGCAGGATTTCAAAGAGGGCAAGTTCAGCTTTGATCGCAAAGAGCGGGTGGTTGCTGCCCTGCAACAGGTAACCAAGGCGGATTTGATAAAAATCTACCAACAACTGGTGCTGGGTAAGCAGGGGCACAACGTGGTGATTCAGGCGCGCGGTGCCAATTATAAAAACCAACCGTTTGCACCACTGAAATAATCGCAGTTGCCTCTGGCGCGGATTGCCAGAGGCATTTTGAAAGCAGCTGCCGTAGAATAGGCGGTAATTTTTAACGGGTGAGACAGCACAATGAGCACAAAAACTGACGACGATATTTTTTGGGAGCTGGTGGAGAAATTCATTGACCACGCTAACAACGCCTGCGACAACGCCGACCCCGGTATCGTCAGCGCCGCACTCATTAACGCCACCGCGCGTTTCAACGCCTTTGTCGTCGCCCAAAGCTCACTCGATAAAAACGAATTTGCCGAAGACGTAGAAGGCACCACCAACTATTTAACCGGCCGCTACCGCGAATTTTTAAAAGAGCACATGGAAGATTATCGCGAAAATTACACCGCGCTTATTGGCGCGCGGGAATTACCGGAGGAGTGATCGGGAATCGCTGTTGTCACAAACAACAAAGCAGCTTCGGCTGCTTTTTTTATGCCCAATGTTTCCTCTTTTATGTGTGTGTTTAGCTCCGTAGTCCGTTTACGCGATTCAGGGTCAAGCTATGTTAAATCCGGTTTAGTGGGCTGACGTTTTAAGGTTTATCTGGTATACAAGTAAGTGAGCATGTAATTTTCTTTTTGACCATAACCATAAAAGTGCTGATTATGAATAATATTCTTCGTTTCCCTGTGCGATTCCTGCTGCTATTGTCTGTGTCATTGGCGGCGTTTTCCCCGGCTTATGCCGATGTCACCCTGCCGCGCTTGTTAAGCGATGGGGCGATTCTGCAGCGTGATAAACCCATCACCATTTGGGGCTGGGCGCATGAGGGCGAGCAGGTGACGGTGAGCTTTGCGGGTAAGGAGCAAAGCACTACCGCGCAGGCGGGCAGGTGGCAGGTGACCTTTCCGGCGCGCAAAGCTGGCGGTCCTTATGAGTTAACCGTGACTGGCAAAAACACCCTTACACGCAAGGATATTTTGCTGGGCGATGTGTGGATCGCGGCGGGGCAGTCGAATATGGAATTGCCTTTGCGTCGGGTGAAATACCAGTACCCCGGTGTGATTGAAGCGACCCGCTTATCGCAGGTGCGCGAATTTAACGTGCCCGTTGCCTACGCGTTCAAGGGGCCGCTGGCGGATTACACCCAGGGTGAATGGAAGACCGCTACGCCGGAAAATCTGCCGGGTTTTTCAGCGGTAGGGTTTTTCTTTGCCAAGCAATTGCACCGTGTTACCCGTGTGCCTATCGCCGTGGTGACTTTGCCCGTGGGTGGCTCACCCGCTGAGGCGTGGATGAGTGAAGCGGCGTTAAAAAAATATCCACACTATGTCGAACAATTAACACCGTTCAAAGACGATGTGCATGTACAAACGACCATCGCCAAAGACAAAGCCAACAACGACAAGTGGTATGGCGATTTAACGGCGGCAGATATTGGTCTGCAAAATAATTGGTCGCAGTCAGAGCTGGATGCAAGCAGTTGGAACAACCTGCAAGTGCCTGGCTTTTTCAAAGAGCAGGGCAGCGATTTCACCAACGGCAGCGTGTGGGTGCGCAAAGAGTTGGTGCTCAGCCCACCACAGGCGGCAAAAGCAGGCACTTTGTGGCTGGGTGCGATTGTGGATGGCGACCAGGTATTTGTGAACGGTCAGGCGGTAGGGCAAACCGGTTATCAATATCCACCACGTATTTATTCGTTGCCAGCGGGAGTATTAAAAGCGGGCAAAAATACCATCGCTATTCGTATTACCAGCTACACGGGTAACGCCGGTTTTGTGAAGGACAAGCGCTATGAATTGGTATTGGATGAAGCCCTGCCGACCATGGAATCTATTCCTTTGGCGGGCGAATGGAAATATCAAATCGCCGCCAATGCGCCCGCTATGCAACCAACTACCACGCTGCACTACATTCCATCCTCACTGTTTAATGCCAAGCTCGCGCCTGCGCTGCCGCTGCAAATTAAAGGGGTGATTTGGTATCAGGGTGAATCCAACGTGGCGCGTGCGGCGGAATATAAAAATTTATTCAGCGATTTAATTGTGGATTGGCGCGCGCAGTTCAAACAGGGCGATATCCCGTTTATTTATGCGCAATTGGCGAATTTTTTACCCGCCAAACCTGAGCCGGGTGAAAGTGGCTGGGCAGAACTGCGCGAAGCGCAGCGCCAAACACTCGCGCTAAAAAATACCGCCATGGCCGTAGCGATTGATGTGGGTGAGTGGAACGATATTCACCCGCTGAATAAGCAGTCGGTGGGTGATCGTTTGGCGTTGGGGGCATTGAAACTGGCCTATGGTAAAAAGCGTTTATTGGCTTCTGGCCCGACCTTGCAAAAAGTAGAGCGTAAGGGCAACACGGTGGAATTGTCCTTTAGTGATACGGGAAAAGGCTTGCGCGTGCTCGGTGGTGGCGATGTAAAACACATGGCAATTGCCGGGGCGGATAAACAATTTGTGTGGGCTAAGGTGCAAGTGAAAAAAGATAAGCTGGTAGTGTCAGCGAATGCGGTGCCGGAACCTAAATGGGTGCGATACGCTTGGGCTGACAACCCTGAGGGGGCAAATCTGTATAATAGCGCTGGTCTGCCTGCATCGCCGTTTGAGGCTCATGTTTCGGATTAGTGTTTTTACTCCCCGCGCAATGAAGTCCGGAGTTCACTCGGAGACTCTCCGTGAACCCTTCCTTGGGGGCTCGTCGCCCGCGTCCTTGCGGGCCACGGTCTCCGAGCAAACTCCGGACTCCATTACGCTGCTCCTTGTGAAGTAAAAAACTTTTCCAAACATTAAAACGCCGATGTGGAATTAATTTCTCATCGGCGTTTTTATTTTGAAACAATTCGATATTTTTGATATTTCCCCCACTAAATCCGTAGCAATTATTGGCGGCGGCCCAGCGGGTTTAATGGCAGCGGAAGTGATTGCGTCTGCGGGCCATGCGGTATCGGTTTACGATGCTATGCCATCGGTTGGGCGGAAATTTTTATTGGCGGGTGTGGGTGGAATGAATATCACCCATGCGGAACCGGCAGAGGATTTTCGCGCGCGCTATTCGGCCAGTGCCCAGTTCATCAATTCCCTCAAACAATTCGATGCAGATGCCTTGCGCCAGTGGGTGCATGGTTTGGGTGTGGATACTTTTGTCGGCACTTCAGGCCGTGTTTTTCCAACCGATATGAAAGCCGCGCCTTTATTGCGCGCCTGGTTGCATCGCCTGCGGGAGTTGGGGGTAAAAATTTATCCGCGCCATCGCTGGTTGGGTTGGAGTGAGCAGGGCGAGTTAATTTTTTCCGCGCAGGAAAATGGCAATGCCATCACTAAAACGATTAATGCAGATGCGCTAGTGCTCGCCCTCGGCGGCGCCAGTTGGCAGCGTTTGGGTTCCAACGGTGCCTGGGTTCCTTTGCTGCGTGAACGCAGCGTGCAAGTGAATGAGTTGGTGCCGAGTAATTGCGGGTTTGATGTGATCTGGAGTGAGTTTCTCATCAACCAACATGCGGGTGCACCTTTACAAGGAGTGGGGCTGAGTTGTGTGGATGCGCAGGGCATGCCGCGCCAGATTTTGTCGGAAGCCATCATCAGCGCTTACGGTATTGAAGGCACGGGTATTTATGCGCTGTCAAAATATCTGCGTGAAAACTTGGCAGAGAATGGTTCTGCACTGTTGAATATCGATTTGTTGCCCGATTTGTCGCCAGAAAAAATTGTGCAAAAACTCAATAAGCCGCGCGAGAAAAATTCCCTCAGTAATTTTTTGCGCAAACAATT
Coding sequences within it:
- a CDS encoding diguanylate cyclase domain-containing protein, whose amino-acid sequence is MAAIVSGGRHLQRQLFQEQYHSIMRSLSFPALGKYIDLLVDAVCVVDKHGHFLYVSPSAERIFGYSQAEMMGMQMLELVHPDDRERTINAVETIIAGQPEPHFENRYLRKNGEIAHIMWSARWSEENQCRVAVARDITLRKQAEAVQQAVFAIAEASHNTEDLDSLYQQIHGIIGALLPAGNFAIALYDAPTDCISFPYFIDQHQPVPACQSLASDSDYAQLIRSGEPLLLDALQLATCPMGATPPVQSWLGVPLKIQGRTTGALVIKSYSEAASYSAKTLELLQFVSNQVAAAIDRRQLIERLQQRALYDRLTRLPNRDLFYDRFNSAMARARRNNGMLSLLFLDLDKFKEVNDSFGHHTGDLLLEAVARRLELSVRECDTIARFGGDEFVVLLENIDQPAQSDLVADKIFQQLTQPFDLNGTQISIAPSIGLAHFPEHGDNEKDLLHHADNLMYTRKSQRR
- a CDS encoding Tex family protein, with translation MTSLPSIAKRIADELNVQEQQVSAAVGLLDEGATVPFISRYRKEVTGGLDDTQMRTLEERLRYLRELEERRAAILKSIAEQEKLTPELEREIQIADTKNRLEDLYLPYKPKRRTKGQIAKEAGLEPLADALLADPTLAPEVEAAKYFNAEHSINDVKSALDGAKYILMEKFSEDAELLGRLRHFLQQEATFSARVATGKETDASQEVQKFRDYFEHDEPLKSVPSHRALAMFRGRNEGVLTISIKVGDEEARIGHPCESMIAEHWQVQDKGRAADGWLAEVVRWTWRVKLLTHLETDLLGELREKAEEEAIKVFASNLKDLLLAAPAGQKATIGLDPGMRTGVKVAVVDATGKVLDHCVMYPTPPLNKIAESEAILVHLCNKHNVGLIAIGNGTASRETEKFAKDVLKKHTDIKASTVIVSEAGASVYSASEFAAKEFPDLDVTIRGAISIARRLQDPLAELVKIDPKSIGVGQYQHDVSQSQLARSLDAVVEDCVNAVGVEVNTASAALLARVSGLNTTLANNIVEFRNQNGAFNSRAALKKVPRFGEKTFEQAAGFLRVAGGDNPLDASAVHPESYSIVEKIAQKNAREIKGLIGDSSFLRGLKAVDYTDEKFGVPTVTDIIKELDKPGRDPRPEFKTAQFQEGVEEITDLVPGMILEGTVTNVTNFGAFVDIGVHQDGLVHISALSHNFIKDPREAVKAGDIVKAKVMEVDVPRKRIALSLRLDDTPGEKVEGNSSSNNRGGGRPQSQNQQRAAQKNNPAPAAMGSMGALLQQALKKK
- a CDS encoding GIN domain-containing protein, encoding MAAPLALAEMVAKVYPVKDFSEFVSGGNTHIEITQSDKEYLRVEADAEVMQRVKVDQTGKRVSVWLKSDKGGVFSWFGQGNDPVKVILGVKQLELLDISGGAHARVADLQGRDFEFKASGAANGDFDRLTMDKVRMDLSGAGNVRIASVTTQEQGYDISGASNVEIKGDSHSERLMVGASGASNFRGKSLTARQAELNASGASHIKATVTETLVADASGASSVDYYGNPHAKTKATGASHVNAKD